Below is a genomic region from Oryzias melastigma strain HK-1 linkage group LG7, ASM292280v2, whole genome shotgun sequence.
ctcccacaaacTTAAcggacaaaaaaattaaaaacaaaataagaggCTGCATGTTTAAGACCAACATGTTGCATAGGTTTACTCTCTCACACCTCCAACAACACACTACAGCACAGCACAGACGCACAAACAACACGAAACACGCGCATCTGTTCATATCAAGAATAAAGATCTGACACGTTTGGCACATCATACGAAAAACCATATCAAACACACAATACTGAGTGTCATTATAAAGGGACAGATGGTTTATTAAGACAAGTCTTTGTTTCAGCtgtacaataaaaatgttagtgTCCTGTGTGCAGTTCATGACGCACAATTCTGCACTGTCACAAGTTAGGTTGAAGagttagaaaacaacaaagtaaaTTCTCCAGACATCTGTTACCAAGTTTAGTCGTGTCGTTTATTGTGAAGGGAGTCGGAAAAGTTTAACGCCTctatgagccaaaaaaaaagcttaaaaagactAAAGGCTAAATTAATCCCagttaaagttcaataaaaccTGCAAACCTAACGTAAATCAGTCGttatttttctccaaaagtttTCCTAAGGTCAAAGGTTTTGAAGCTCTTCCAGCGCTTTGTTTATGGGTCTCTTTGAAGGTGCAGGGACACCTTTGAACACTAGATGGCAGTAAAAGGTTTTTGCTGAAGCCAAAGCAGACCTAGCAGTTATCCGGCTGAGAGTTTTCTACAATCTTTGAGAATGTCCCAGCTGAACTCCAGGGtgaaatttcacattttatttacttaaagaTGATAATTTAGTTAAAGAGCCTGAAGGATTCTCAGGATTGCATCAATAATCCCAACAGAGTTACTGAAAAAGAGGAGAGTAGCTGAAAATCCTCAAAACTTGTAGCAGTTTGCGTCGAGCCGATGTGTAGCTACGTTTCCGAAAAGTTCCTTGGGATCTGCGGCTCGACGCAGAACCAGCTCAGCTTCAGTGTGCTTAGACGGTGAGATGATGCATCTTCTTGGCAGCTTCTTCACACACCACCTTGGATGTCTTCTCGGGGCTGTGGGCGGGACTCGGACTCGGACTGGGGTTCGGGGTGTTGGCCGCGCTGTTGGGATACTCCCTGTTTCCGAAGATGATGCTGCCGACGCGCACGTTGGTGGCGCCCACCTCGATCTGCAGCGGAGACAGAGACGGTTGATGATGAAATTCAACGTTgtaaaaaaatgccataaatgtatttattaatttgacTGAATAAGAATGTTAGCTTATTTTATGAGCAGAATGCtgcaatataaaaataaaacatttaatttggggagtcagaacaacaaaaacctaagacttaaatgagtcattttaacTATACTGTTCCCTATGATCCTGATAAATCCAAAAAGAAGATTtgatcataactaaaagacttCACAGCTGCATTAAAATGTACATGAATCTGCAATAGAAATGTTTATACTAGAGCAAGGGTTAGCAACTTTTAATTAGAACTTCGGAGGTGGGGGACAGCAGGCTCCTCCTACTTTTATTAAGACACCTGATTGGCCAAAAATGAATCtatatcaagaaaatgttttaaaaataaagtagcaGAGAAATAAATAGGATGACTGtgaaatagctgtttatttctctatagaactCTATGGAACTTTGAAGCCTCCTGGAGCcggcaggtacttcctgtttggagtttGAAGGGAGGGagtgtcactcagtccagttctcttatacagttaaTGCTTGTATCACTATCAACTTATAAGATAGAGGTTTCTCCCACACAGTGTTAGGGTCCAAAACTGAAGTTCCCCGGTTTGGGTGGAGGTGAGGCGTGAATCTTACCGCGTGTTCGAAGTCGGTGGACATGCCCATGCTGagctccacctcctccagcGGCAGCTTCAGACTGTCGCACACCTCCTGCCTCCGACCCAAGAGCATCTGACAGAGAACATCACATCAGTGTTTGAGGGACACCAGCAGCTCATTTTGGGGCATTTTAAAGTCACATTCTGATCATCtgtttatctattttcaaaacaacCCCACCaatcaatattggagctttccagccatccagtttggatccagattctagctcagacaaggaaaacaaagacatacgtggatctagtcatctataagtggatgcatcagaagggagcagagcagggggCTACATTgcaactacaagcttttaccaacatcattttttcctctgctcctgattcacaacaatccgaataaataaatactcaaaaatgtgattttgagtCTAATTTTCTTAAGATATGTTCTCCatcttgaaaaaatatgttaagaacacattttcatcagagtgagtctataaggacaacaaaataaaactcagagGGCATTTATTGAAAcatgtgcaacatttttctaCCCTGGAAGACGAGGCTTACCACTCATTTTGGGGCGAGTCCCGAATCTAAAAAACGTGACTTTGAAAAAGTAATTTCAAACTCCAGGTTTATGCTAGAATGatatttccaaaataattttgcaggaaaaaaactatagttttaaaggtgtttatcattaagttttcatgtttttatcttgGAAATACTGACTCGAACAAAAAGACTAATGATCTTATTGACGTAGAAACCacatccttcaaaataaaagtttggaaCCTTTAGATCTCATAGAAAGACGGGTATTAACCAGCTGGCTCCTCACGGTACCTGAAAGTCGGGGTTGGGACCCAGAGTGAGGTCGTAACCGTAGCGCCCGATGGTCATGAGTCCTGAGAAGTGCAGGGCGGAGCACTGCGACACGATGTGCTTCACCGTGCTGACCGTCTCCTCCGGCGGCAGGCCGTGTTTACCTGCAACACACGGCGCCGGTGAGACACGGACCGTCGAGGCGGCGGAGGTTTGCGCTCAGCAGCACTCACTCTGCTCTGCACTGGTGTTGATCTGCACCATGACCTTTAACCTCTGAGTGTTGGCTCCTCTGACGCGCTGCCACGAGCTGTTGACCCGGTCAGCCAGTTTGGCGGAGTCCACCGTCTCCACGAGGAACAGGTTAGGAACTCCTGTCCGCACAGAGAAGCTTCTCGTTATGTTctcacaggaggaggaggaaggagagctGAGTCACCCACCTAGGAGCTTGTTGACATTATTCTTCTGTAGATGTCCGATAAAATGCCACTTGATTTCAGGACACGATTCTAAAATCTGAAAGAGGGGGACAAACGTCACAGCAGGAGGTGGAAAGATCTCCATCCACCTGTAAATTATGAACCTACCAGAGGGTCAGAGGCTTTCTCCACCAGCTCATTGACCTGTGAAAGGAGGAGAAAGGTCAGTGTTTGCTCCCTCTGGGGTCATGAGACCACAGCTGGCCGCTCTGACTCACATAGTTCTCTCCAAAGTTGCGCTGCCCGTGTCTGTAGGCCTCCACAATCATCTCTGGGGGCTTGGTTTTGCTGACAGCAACCAGCCGAGGTGTGACAGCCGGCAAGGTCTGAGGAAGGAGATGCAAGGAGAACATGATTGAGCATGCGCATATGCGCACGTGCATCTGCATTCTGTTTGGATCATTTCTCGGGAGTATGCAGAACAGCTGGGGGTCTGGAAACGTGCCCCCCACATTCAAATGAGCTTCAAAAGCCTTCCTAACTCACGAAACCATAACTAAGATGAACTCGTGAGGGAAGGAAGCGCGCGCAGAACACGCACGCGCGAGGTCACGCGTGGTGCTGTGACTGGAAGTGTTGCCACCAGCTGCAGGCTCCCATCCAAAGGTTGAGATGTTTGGAGGTCTTACATAATCAGTCGTGATTTCCCAGCAGCTCCTCGTTCAGGAGCAGCGAGACCTGAACCACGGAGCTCTGGACTCTGCGGCGGAACTTCCGGTCTGCACTTACCCGGGGACGCCGCGTCGCCGCCTGGGTCATCCGCTCCAACACAGACTGGATCGCCTTCCCAACCTCCTCCGACATTGCTGCTTTCCACATATCGTCACACGGCGACGCAACAGGACGTCAGAGTGACGGGAGCGTCGTGACGACAatagtctttcaaaataagagttcaCCTGGATCGGGAGTGCATTAAGGAGACTGCGCCCTCTGTTGACCCGCCCTAGTCACTACACCAACAAAAAGCAGGCTTAAACCTTCTTGTTATTATCATTAATAAATCATTTACTtggttatttattattatggttgtttattttaaaattgatcaaccTAATTCCagattaaaatgtcattaaaNNNNNNNNNNNNNNNNNNNNNNNNNNNNNNNNNNNNNNNNNNNNNNNNNNNNNNNNNNNNNNNNNNNNNNNNNNNNNNNNNNNNNNNNNNNNNNNNNNNNNNNNNNNNNNNNNNNNNNNNNNNNNNNNNNNNNNNNNNNNNNNNNNNNNNNNNNNNNNNNNNNNNNNNNNNNNNNNNNNNNNNNNNNNNNNNNNNNNNNNNNNNNNNNNNNNNNNNNNNNNNNNNNNNNNNNNNNNNNNNNNNNNNNNNNNNNNNNNNNNNNNNNNNNNNNNNNNNNNNNNNNNNNNNNNNNNNNNNNNNNNNNNNNNNNNNNNNNNNNNNNNNNNNNNNNNAttattaataaatcatttacttggttatttattattatggttgtttattttaaaatggatcaaccTAATTCCagattaaaatgtcattaaaagatttaaatggAAATTGAAATATGgatggattaaaataaaaaaaaaatcttcatcacattacttgttttgaagaaaattatgagaaaatgtaGGTTCTAAAAGAGTGGTACTCATGACATCTGTTCCTTCAGACTTTGCAAATCcatgataaaaatgtcaaaaaagcacaatttcaacctttcaaaaatgtatacattttctgctttttttcctccatttgaaattttaaatcccagaagaattttaaaaaataatagacaAAGACTCAATGTTTACATATTTTGCaacagttaaaatatttgtatacNNNNNNNNNNNNNNNNNNNNNNNNNNNNNNNNNNNNNNNNNNNNNNNNNNNNNNNNNNNNNNNNNNNNNNNNNNNNNNNNNNNNNNNNNNNNNNNNNNNNNNNNNNNNNNNNNNNNNNNNNNNNNNNNNNNNNNNNNNNNNNNNNNNNNNAGAGGGTTGGATCCAGCCCCCCAggaattctatccggccctccagattattttgtcattaatggcccgacgttatcttgggcttattttttacttgtataattatgaaaatatgtatttttatggagactaaaatattgaaagttatttaatgtttaaagctgatttattctggaataatattcctgcctttttattatttataaaagttacaatttttttttttttaaattgNNNNNNNNNNNNNNNNNNNNNNNNNNGGggttttcagctacatgttttggctaatttaggcttttttcaggtttttaggctattttgaagtttagctgattTTTCAGCgcctgttttgactaaccttcattttttgctaatattttagctggctatcagcttcagtgttttcagctattagcttcagtaatttcagctatcaacgtcattattttcatctatcagcttcagcgttttcagccatcaatttcagcatcttcagctatcagcactagcatcttcagcggccaaattgagcttactgcattcacactagcattattgcaggtaatgctagaTATCCAGTTCTTCACCATGtcaaaaagttaagttttaaaaatatagttttagtgtttagtGACCTACAACCAGAATCcaactttttaatgtttcaccaataaatatttgtttttcctctgtgcAACTGCTaacgtttatttaaaaaataagtttgtcaGAAGCCCATGAGGGAAACTAAGcgtgttgtattttatttatccatctGACTTCAGGTTTATCACTTATCTAAAATCCTAATCCCTATTTCCAACATGTTTGCTAATTACCAGCTATAATAGAGCTTTAGCACATAAGCAATTGAAAGCATCTTCTATTAGATGCAACTAACCTCAATATTCATGTGaatctttttaaagctttaattagcAGCTTATGCTGCATCACTAAAACACCAAATCATTGCAataggaaaacagaaaaataaaaagtaacatttagtaaaacacaacaaatgcaccaataaaaagacaaaaacagtttattaaacaaACATCTCAAAAACAACTGACTTTCATTCAGACTGAACTAAACAGGAATGAGAAAACACGAGGCGCCGCTGAGCTCCACTCATACTCGCTCCAAAGCCTCCAACATGATGATGCTGTTTCCTCGGATGACCTTTGAGAAGACGAGAGGGAAACACATCAGATCATGTTCGTTTTTAAACATTCCTGCCAACATATGGAAGCCACTTAAACTGTTTGTGGAATTGAGAAATGCTCTGCTTTTGAAAATCACTAACTTTTCTTGAGATGGTTACATATAAAAACCACAAGTCTTCACAGACATTCACTTTGAGAGATTTTAATTTCAATCATACACGAAGAAGATTCTGCTATTGATATTTGTTCgactgaaaatatgttttcagctttttttcaggCAAATTGATGATCAGAACTTTGCTGCCAGGAAATGTAGACCTTCTTTCAGAAAAACGGGAAAGACgggaagaacttttttttcagcactTTGAAAATTTATCAAAAGATAAACGAAGTGGGTCTTTTAAAACTACTTGGGATATTAACATGTATTACTTTTAACTAGCAGACCctaatttcatttgtttatattattttgtgtttatgaaaTGGTATTCGTTTGGTTTCTCTGAGGGAAAATAGTTGTACATGTTCCAATAAATCTATGCAAAGAAATTTGTCTTATTATTCCACAGAAGTTAAGAGAGTACACTAGGTGAACTCAGGTCTCAAATCAACCTATAATTCGGACACTCACCACCATCCCGATGGTGTTCTGCTGTCCTCCGGGGGCCACCTCCAGACAGTCGTCCATTACCAGGTTCATGAAGGGGTCGAACCCTCGCAGGATGCCCTGGACGTGTCTGCCTCCGTTTAGCTTCACTGCAGAAATTCAAGAGAGTAAACCGAGGAAAGATGCTAGCTAAAAGCTAACTCAATTCATTTCACACGAAAAGCCCGGAAATGAATAGAAAGGATACgtagttttgaaatattgattaaataatTAAGTAAACTCGTTTCAACTCACGGGAAAGCTTTTTGTCCATGAAtctgaaagaagaagaaacatttatttagatttccCTTCGATTCATAGCTGTTCTTGCTAACGGCGGCTAACGTAGAAACATACTAAGACGCAAGCGGGAAGACCAAAGCTGTCAGCCCTATcgtctttttaaaatgtacaaacttACTTCTTTAGCTCTGGTGGGTGCGCTTTGCTCATGATGCCTGTAAATTAGTGGAAAACACTCGTGTTTCAATTGACAAAACCGCGTAAGAATCGCGTGTGGACCGGGACACCGGAAGTAAAGCCCTATGAATATTGCAGTACAGCGCCCCCGTGCGGCTGGGAGGAAGAATTGTGTTTAGCAAGTTATTAGCCAAAGGCAAATGGTAAACAAATGCTCTTTGAGGTTAGAAAATCAGTCAAACAGCCGCGAAATTATATGCAAattcaatcttaaaaaaataaaataaataaaatggtaacGTCACGAAAACTACCCAAATGGATagagaaagtaaataaaacaagaaaactacAAACTCAAGTCTGGATTAAAATTTAAGGAAAGGTCCACAAGTTTAAAAGTAAAGCAGAATCTGGCTTCTGGGCATCAGAACAAAGATTTAGAAATCCCCAAGAAAGGATTAATCTGGTCAAATCTAGTCATACTGCTGTGACATTTCTACGGTACAAATGGGtgttttcaacacattttggttcatttttaataatttaacttACTACAATTTTTGAAGGGTCTAATGAGGTAGGAATTATGAgttcttttaatgtacatgaCTTAAGGTTTAGGAGCAACACATTAAGcttgagaaaacattttcagagttgaactcattttatttacaataatttttatATGTGCAAAGGCACAGctgattagtttaaaaaaacatttaaaatgcaattatctaaaagagaaagaaaatttaacacttaaaaaaaacaggtttgtttgttttagttttcccTCTACAAATAATGTGGAAAAggtcaaaaacaatttttaaaattttattaaatcacCACAGTGACACTGAAAACAGCAGCTGAAAATCATTTTAGAGAAACAAAACTTTGAGGCAGCTGCTTTCAGTTCTTGTGTTTGCATAGAAAGGAGGTAcaatccatgttttctgccaaCAATAAAGACATCGAAAACAGTTTTTCAAGAAGCAAATATTTGTAGGAATTCATGGTAGAAcctcaaaaaaaatgtaatgtcatAAATTTGCACTTgctaaaaaaaccaaaaggctGAAATTCAACACAGAATGTACCTAAGAGAGCAGAACATCCAGTCACACCATCCAAGATTCTGTTAGCATCCAGAAGTTCATATTTTCTCACCGTTGTGACCCGAGCTGTCTTAGCTTTGAGTTATtagacagacaaaaaaaaaaaaactgcaaatgtttgagtttttttttaacacttcacaagcaattttaaagataaagatACCCTCATTCATCCTCAATAGTAAGCAAGCTACCATAGTGATGTTCTCATGGAAACCTTTTCcaacaaaacagtaaaattcaCTAATAGGGAATTATGCAATTctagatcatttaaaaaaaaaaaaaaaacagaacatttctttGACAGAGTATATTCAGtgttttaaagacataaatgaTGAGATGTGTTAATCAGTGCTTCTCTCTCCATGAATCTGCTGGTTGTTCTTTCAAACTCTGAAAACTTTCTAAACAAACACAGAATGCAGAAGGCCTCACACTCTGATGAGTAAACAAACGAGCAAAATCAAATGTTCTCCTCAACCCTGAAGATGACGGAGCAAGAAAGGCAGCGGTTGGACACATTCAGGTTCCCTTCAGGCTTTGCTGGCCTGCTGAGCCAGCGCCTCCGAGACTCGGTCCTCCTCCACCCGCACCCGAAGGTGCTCCTGACAGTGTTGGAGGAAGCAGTCCAGCGCGGAGAAGCCCTGCTGGCAGGGCACGCAGTGGTACAGCCGGTGCCTCTTGGAGCCGGGCCCCTTGCAGGTGTCCATGTTGTTGGTGCACACGCTGCACTGACGCCTCCTCACGGAGGACTGGTGCAGCTTCACATGCTCTCTCAGCTGCCGCTGCAGGGAGAACACCTCTGGACAGGAGGGGCAGGGGaactccccctcctcctcctctgcagacACCCGTACCTGCAGTTCATCAGAGAGGGTCACCGTGGGCTCCTCCCGGGGCCTTCCTTCCCCGCCCCTGACTGCCCGATGGTCCACCAGACtgggttttattgtgtttggtTTGTCTTCTAAAGGCGATAGCTCCTTGGTGGCCCGGATGAGGGCGGGGGCCGGACCTCGCTTTGCTGCGTGCTGCCTGTAATGAGCGCGTAATGACACAGTGTAGATGAAGACTTTGTTGCAGATCTGACAGGCATGCGTCTCCGCTTTCCCACGCTTGTGGATGTCCAGGCTTTGCTCGTTCGGGAGGGGTTTCTCTCTGCTGTGCTTCTCTTTTCTGTGCACGTACAGTTTGGAGGTGCTCCTGAAGACCATGTCACAAGAACGACAGCTCAGAAGCTTATTTTTGGGTCTCAGCTGGGATTCTCTAGAAACGCTGACACCCTTGGAGTCCTTAGCAGCTCTATTTCTTAATCTCCTCTGTTCCTGGTCAGCGTGATTGTTTTCTTTATGACGCTCCATCGCCGCCTCAGAGCGGAATGTTCTGGAGCAGAAGCTGCAGGTGATAACGTCCCTGCTGCTTGGCCCTGGGGTGTCTGAGTAATTGGAGCGAGTGGAGCCTCCCTCAGAAGCAGGTGGAGAGTCCTCTGGAAGGCTGCTGGCATCAACCATGCTTGATGGGGACGGCGGCTCGCTGCAACCGGCCTGCTGATGGTGCAGCAGCGCCTGCTTCTGGCTAAAGCCTCTCCCACAGGGTGCACATGCGTATGGCGTGCTGTCCAGCAGGTCAGGCTGCCGGTGAAGCGATTTGTCCTGCAGCCTGCTCATGTTCAAAGTCCAAGTTGTGCACGCATGACCCAGAGAACCGAGCCGGGGCGAGGCACTGCAGTGTTCACAGCAGGTGGAGCTGCGGTCGCACTGATGCAGCTGCAGAGAGGACTTCAGGGAGAACTCCTGTCCACACGATGGACAGCGGTGAGGCTTCGGCAGCGTGTGCTTCGACTCCTGATGCTGCAGCAGACCTGCTGCATGCGAGAAACCCTTCCCACACTCTTGACAGAAATACAGCTGGGCCGGcggctgctgccgctgctgcttCGGGTCAGCGCGGGCGAGGAAGCTGGCCAGCTTGGAGAGGGTGTTTGCTGCTGAAGCGGAGCGGCTGAACGACTCCTGAGATCTGGGGGTGCTCCAGCTGACTCCGTCCATCCTTTCATTGAGCCTCTGGTCTGCACTGATGAAGACAAGAAACCTCAATCAGCAATAATCAGCTTCCTTGAAAGCCTTAAACAACtctttgaatgaaaataaaagaaaaaaatactcagaaatgcaaatgtaattttaattttctttatacatgtcctcaaTTATCAGAAAATTGCCACGAGTTCATggtgaaaacatcaaaaacacaatttacatttttaggtatTAGATTCCTTTACAATCCATCAGATGTTTGTgatttaaactgtatttatctGCAGTTTAAAGGTAATTATTTTGCAGTAACATGTTGAAGCGAATAGTTGACTTCAGACAAAATCACAAGCAGAATACAAACATCAGTTCTGTCAACGTTTATCAACAGGGAATGCCATTGGGGAGAAAAATGATGCATGCAAATGACAGGTGGTGTGCGCCAACTTGAAGCCTGTCACAGCGTGTTGCACGCAGGCAAAGAAACGGAAACGTTTTAAAAAGATTTGCAAAAATAtctatgtttttaaacatgagtAGGTTTAATAGGTCGttgctggaaataaaaatacatttgatcaCCAGAAAAAGAGTCAAATCAACCACCAGATCTCTGCGTGACGCCAGATCACAAGTGAATCCGAGCTCACGAGGCGGTTCTTCTCGTTAGCTAGTTCCTGTTTCTAGTAAACCACCTCAAGTTTATTTCTctctcttttaaaataaacggAAACAGGTGTCATGTTGTTGGATGGGCAGACGACGTCTTCAAGCTCGTCTCTGTGAATTAAAGCTTAAGCTAGCTCCGTGTTTGCTAACGCTATCTTGCTGAAAGCTACGCTAACGAACCAGGATACTATATTTTCCGGTTGCGTCCGCTGATTACCTGCAAGATGAAACCAAAGTGACGGTGACAGTAAACCAGGCGATGCGGTTCCTCTACAACCAGCGCGGAGACCAGAAAACCCTCCGACATGTTTGCGTGTTGGTGAAGGCGAAGTTTGTAGGGTCACGCACCCCTTTACTTCCGGTAACGTCACTTCCGAATGGAAAGTTTGaaagttatacatttattttcatgcattttttagtaagaatattttattttagaataaatagtgcgtaaaaatgtaaaaaaaaaaagtaatttttgttaattacGGTTTTTCTTAACACATGAAAATTATTTCCTTCTCCCCTGGTAATATttgtaaccttttttttgtctaaattttaatctttttaattatgtatttcTGTTCTGATTGTATTTCTAAACTTTTAAGACATAAAAGGGGACTTATAGtaggaatttttttaattatagccCTGTGGATGAGCATCAACCCTTCACGATCTGCTCTGctttgtatttaaatatttttcctttacttttacaTATCTAAGAGCAAACAGAATTCTTTTTCAACcctctttcattttatttttttaaaaagaatcacAAGAGACCATTTAAACAGAAGAATGTCTTTAATACAAACAAAAGGAGTGAAAATACAGCAGTCACTGTAATCATTAAACTAATTTTAAGGCTAAAGCCAGCTCCGACCTTTGAAGTGTTTTACAGCATCGCGTTGGCCCAAAacatatttggcatttagtcTGAAACAGCATTAATGCATCTGGATCAGCCGTCAGTCATCaacataaagtgttttttttttctgtagaaaagCATGGAGTGAACAATACCGCTGCGGTAGTGACACAATCAGATGGCCCTAAGGAATGAGTCCAGTTTTAAGGCTGCAGGTCGACTCTCACACACTCAAATGTTACATTCATCAAGCACAAGGACAAAACAATTCACAACAGTTTCCCCCTTAAACCCAAAGTCATCCATTTCACAGACGTGAGCGCCGCAGAAgcttattaaaggtttaatgcCAAAAAGAGGCTCAGACGTCAGGTGGATGCAAAAAAGATGAATGagtgatttaatatttttctcctGATGTGAGACTGTACAGGTACTTCACACCCCTCTAATAACCAAATCTTCAGATTCTTGTGTGAAAATGGTGACCAAAGGTAACGAGCTGACGGGAAAAGACGCAGGAACATCAGTGATTGTCACACTGAACATGCTGAAGGTAGATGAACAgataaacacacataaaaaaaacacatttgaagaaCTTAACCTGGATCACGGCACAGACGGGGGAAAGTCACAGACGCCTGTTAACCGGAACAAGtccaaaaatcaaacatgaacAGCAGGACAGCACAAAAACATTCTAGAAAATGCCCTGAACACAAGCATCGTCATGAACCATGAGCTGCACTGGACGGCCTTCAGCTGCACAACGTGACCAAAAACCTGAAgctgttttttattcagttaaacTCAGATAATCAAAATTTTTCTTTCTCCACAAATACCACATGATCAAACACATGAAAATCTTTACATCCTGGCGA
It encodes:
- the si:ch211-148l7.4 gene encoding zinc finger protein 271 produces the protein MDGVSWSTPRSQESFSRSASAANTLSKLASFLARADPKQQRQQPPAQLYFCQECGKGFSHAAGLLQHQESKHTLPKPHRCPSCGQEFSLKSSLQLHQCDRSSTCCEHCSASPRLGSLGHACTTWTLNMSRLQDKSLHRQPDLLDSTPYACAPCGRGFSQKQALLHHQQAGCSEPPSPSSMVDASSLPEDSPPASEGGSTRSNYSDTPGPSSRDVITCSFCSRTFRSEAAMERHKENNHADQEQRRLRNRAAKDSKGVSVSRESQLRPKNKLLSCRSCDMVFRSTSKLYVHRKEKHSREKPLPNEQSLDIHKRGKAETHACQICNKVFIYTVSLRAHYRQHAAKRGPAPALIRATKELSPLEDKPNTIKPSLVDHRAVRGGEGRPREEPTVTLSDELQVRVSAEEEEGEFPCPSCPEVFSLQRQLREHVKLHQSSVRRRQCSVCTNNMDTCKGPGSKRHRLYHCVPCQQGFSALDCFLQHCQEHLRVRVEEDRVSEALAQQASKA
- the snrpg gene encoding small nuclear ribonucleoprotein G → MSKAHPPELKKFMDKKLSLKLNGGRHVQGILRGFDPFMNLVMDDCLEVAPGGQQNTIGMVVIRGNSIIMLEALERV
- the LOC112159741 gene encoding pyridoxal phosphate homeostasis protein, giving the protein MWKAAMSEEVGKAIQSVLERMTQAATRRPRTLPAVTPRLVAVSKTKPPEMIVEAYRHGQRNFGENYVNELVEKASDPLILESCPEIKWHFIGHLQKNNVNKLLGVPNLFLVETVDSAKLADRVNSSWQRVRGANTQRLKVMVQINTSAEQSKHGLPPEETVSTVKHIVSQCSALHFSGLMTIGRYGYDLTLGPNPDFQMLLGRRQEVCDSLKLPLEEVELSMGMSTDFEHAIEVGATNVRVGSIIFGNREYPNSAANTPNPSPSPSPAHSPEKTSKVVCEEAAKKMHHLTV